One Desmodus rotundus isolate HL8 chromosome 4, HLdesRot8A.1, whole genome shotgun sequence DNA segment encodes these proteins:
- the TIGD2 gene encoding tigger transposable element-derived protein 2 yields MLGKRKRVVLTIKDKLDIIKKLEEGISFKKLSVVYGIGESTVRDIKKNKERIINYANSSDPTSGVSKRKSMKSSTYEELDRVMIEWFNQQKTDGIPVSGTICAKQAKFFFDALGMEGDFNASSGWLTRFKQRHGIPKAAGKGTKLKGDETAASEFCGNFQEFVERENLQPEQIYGADQTGLFWKCLPPRTLVLETEQSTSGYRSSRERIIIMCCANATGLHKLNLCVVGKAKKPRAFKGADLSNLPVTYFSQKSAWIEHSVFRQWFEKYFVPQVQKHLKSKGLLEKAVLLLDFPPAHPNEESLSSDDGRIIVKYLPPNVTSLIQPMSQGILATVKRYYRAGLLQKYMDEGIDPKMFWKNLTVLDAIYEVSRAWNMVKSSTITKAWKKLFPGNEENSGMNIDEGAILAANLATVLQNTEDCEHVDIENIDQWFDSQSNNSSYQVLTDSEGAEDQSKPAEQRPANKTRKTEVNPEKHISHKAALEWTENLLDYLEQQDDMLLSDKLVLRRLRTIIRRKQKIQNNKNH; encoded by the coding sequence ATGTTGGGGAAACGTAAGCGTGTGGTATTGACAATTAAGGACAAGCTTGACATTATTAAGAAACTTGAGGAAGGCATCTCTTTCAAAAAACTTTCTGTGGTGTATGGAATTGGTGAATCCACAGTTCGggatattaaaaagaacaaagaaaggataATAAACTATGCAAATAGTTCAGATCCTACAAGTGGGGTATCCAAACGTAAATCTATGAAGTCATCAACATATGAGGAACTTGATAGAGTTATGATAGAGTGGTTTAACCAACAGAAAACAGATGGAATTCCAGTGTCTGGAACAATTTGTGCAAAGCAAGCTAAATTCTTTTTTGATGCTTTAGGGATGGAAGGTGATTTTAATGCATCGTCTGGCTGGCTAACTCGATTTAAGCAGCGCCATGGGATTCCCAAGGCTGCTGGTaaaggaacaaaattaaaaggagatGAAACTGCTGCCAGTGAATTTTGTGGTAACTTTCAGGAATTTGTTGAAAGAGAGAATCTACAACCAGAGCAGATTTATGGTGCTGATCAAACTGGATTGTTCTGGAAATGTTTACCACCCAGGACATTAGTTCTTGAAACTGAGCAAAGTACTTCTGGCTATAGGTCaagcagagagagaatcattATTATGTGTTGTGCAAATGCCACAGGTTTACACAAACTTAATCTCTGTGTTGTGGGAAAGGCAAAAAAACCCCGTGCATTCAAAGGAGCTGACCTTTCAAACCTTCCTGTCACTTACTTCAGTCAAAAAAGTGCATGGATAGAACATTCTGTTTTCAGACAGTGGTTTGAAAAGTACTTTGTGCCACAGGTACAGAAGCATTTGAAATCCAAGGGGCTTCTAGAAAAAGCAGTGCTTCTTTTGGATTTTCCTCCAGCACATCCAAATGAAGAATCGTTGAGTTCAGATGATGGCAGAATAATTGTCAAATATCTGCCACCAAATGTCACAAGTCTAATTCAACCTATGAGCCAGGGAATTCTAGCCACAGTAAAAAGATACTACCGAGCAGGGCTTCTCCAGAAATACATGGATGAAGGAATTGATCCAAAAATGTTCTGGAAGAACTTGACAGTGTTGGATGCAATTTATGAAGTATCAAGAGCATGGAACATGGTAAAATCAAGTACCATAACAAAAGCTTGGAAAAAACTTTTCCCTGGCAATGAAGAGAATTCAGGTATGAACATTGATGAAGGAGCCATTTTAGCAGCTAATTTGGCAACGGTTTTACAGAATACAGAAGACTGTGAACACGTTGACATTGAGAATATTGATCAGTGGTTTGACTCTCAGAGTAATAACTCAAGCTATCAGGTGCTAACTGACAGTGAAGGTGCTGAGGACCAGTCCAAGCCTGCTGAGCAAAGGCCTGCTAACAAGACTAGAAAAACAGAAGTGAATCCAGAGAAGCACATTAGCCATAAAGCAGCACTTGAATGGACTGAAAATTTACTGGATTATCTAGAACAACAAGATGACATGCTTCTGTCTGATAAACTAGTATTACGGAGGCTGCGAACgataataagaagaaaacagaagatccaaaataacaaaaatcattAA